A DNA window from Betaproteobacteria bacterium contains the following coding sequences:
- a CDS encoding toxin YhaV, whose translation MQRHGWILLFHECIVEQLRKLHAAAERAQRGDPQGFEGNANVKLFRALSQLILETVPSDPGRDEYRQGNTLGPARRHWRRAKIGRRFRLFFRYDSKAKTIVFAWVNDEQTLRAAGSKSDPYTVFMKMLERGNPPDDWESLVNSSRSDWST comes from the coding sequence ATGCAGCGCCATGGATGGATACTGCTGTTCCATGAGTGCATCGTGGAGCAACTACGGAAGCTCCACGCGGCGGCCGAGCGCGCGCAGCGGGGCGACCCGCAAGGCTTCGAAGGCAACGCCAACGTCAAGTTGTTTCGGGCGTTGAGCCAGTTGATTCTGGAAACCGTGCCGAGCGACCCGGGGCGGGACGAGTACCGGCAAGGCAACACGTTGGGACCGGCGCGCCGTCATTGGCGTCGCGCTAAGATCGGTCGGCGATTCCGTCTGTTCTTCCGCTACGACTCCAAGGCGAAGACCATCGTGTTTGCTTGGGTCAATGATGAACAGACGCTACGTGCGGCGGGCAGCAAGTCCGATCCTTACACGGTGTTCATGAAGATGCTAGAACGAGGCAATCCGCCGGATGATTGGGAAAGCTTGGTCAACTCGAGTCGATCCGATTGGTCTACATAG
- a CDS encoding AbrB family transcriptional regulator — MSSINEEATLTSKGQITLPKFVRQALGVTTGGKVAFELRDGEVVVTRAETEHEDPAIGAFLGLLEADIRDGKNVRALPEDLAQAMLANVGRAKDQDEAIEGEVSL; from the coding sequence ATGTCCAGCATCAACGAGGAAGCCACGCTCACGTCCAAGGGCCAGATCACGTTGCCCAAGTTCGTTCGCCAAGCCCTGGGCGTGACGACCGGCGGCAAAGTGGCGTTCGAGCTACGCGACGGCGAGGTTGTCGTCACCCGTGCCGAGACCGAGCACGAAGACCCCGCGATCGGCGCTTTCCTGGGGTTGCTGGAAGCGGATATACGCGACGGCAAGAACGTCCGGGCGCTCCCGGAGGACCTCGCCCAGGCCATGCTCGCCAACGTAGGCCGCGCCAAAGACCAGGATGAAGCCATCGAGGGTGAAGTCTCTCTCTGA